Within the Dehalobacter sp. 12DCB1 genome, the region ATATTGCCACGGATTCGGGGTCCTGATGCCGGATGACCCCTTTATCCATATTGGCTCGAATAATATTTTTAACCAGCTGGAACCGCTCTTCTGATAAACAGTGGATTTTGGCGATCAATGTTTCAGCAAACGCTTTAGGTGGGAAAAGCAGCAGCCTCTTCCAGAAATAGAGTTTTGTCAGCGACTTATCATAGTAATCGAGAATCATAAAGAACATGCTTCGCAGATCTTCGCAATGTTCGTTAATCTCCAGGAAATACTGGTTAATTTCACGATTGATGATCGCATACAATAAATCTTCTTTACTGGAAAAGTGGGCATAGATCGATGCTTTTTGAATCCCGACTTCACTGGCAACTTCGGTTAAGGAAAACTCCGTGCCCTTATCTGCAAACAATCTGAAAGCCGAGTCCATCAGCTTTTGCTTCGTTTCCACCGTCGTGTTCCTCCCAAAAACAAAATACCTACCTAACGTTAGGTAGCCTCAATAAATTATAGGATTGACCCAATAACTTGTCAAGCAGATCTAGACAGGGTTCATAAACTTATTTGCACCGGAAAATACTATATATGTCGTTCCCATTTGTTGCTGCTATTCGCTATCATAACAAAGAAAAAGTGAGGTGTTACTATTGAAAAAACTCCGTTTTAGAAATATAGGGACCTTCAGCGTCTTGCTCTCGCTTTTTTTATTCTGTTCGGGATGCTGGAGCAGCAAGGAAGTCGAAACGCTGGCTTTTGTCACGCTAAGCGGCTATGACTATACCCAAATCAACGGTCAGGATGTTTGGACTGCGGCCACGCTGATCCTGAAGCCGCAAGGCAGTCAGGGACAAGATGAAGGAAAGAAGTCCAGTTTGAGCGGCAATGCAGAACAGCTTGTCACCGGTCAGGGACCAACCATGCAGGATGCAATTAGAAATTATTCCGCGAAATTGCCGACTGTCCCTTTTTATGGTTACGCTACAGGCATGATTATTGGGGAAGAGGTGGCCAAAAAAAAAGCACCTGAAATGCTCGAACATCGTGCCCGCTTCCCACAGACCCGGCCACGCGATATTGTTTTAGTGGCCAAGGGTGAAGCCAAGGAAATACTTAAGACGAGAGGCACGATGAACCAGTTGTTTTCTTCGGAGGTATCTCAGTTTATCGATTTAAAAGCCACAAACACCGGCAAATCTTATGGTATGTATTTCTATAAGTTTGTATCCTGGATGACAAGCAATGACCGTGATGCCGTTTTACCGCAAATTAAGATTATACCCTTGGAATCGGATAACAAAGAATCCGGAGACAATCCCAAAACCAAAGGAAGCATTATTGAAGGCCTGGGTGTTTTTCGGGCCGGCCATTTGGTCGGCTGGCTTGAACAGGAACAAACCATCGGTTTTCTGCTGCTGACGCAAAAAATTAACCAAGGCCCTATTTCCATCCCCGTTCAGAAGGACGGAACCATGTTTAACTATTTTCTAAGCCGTTCAACGTATAAAGTAAAACCAGTTGTCTCCAACGAAGAAATATCTTATCAGGTTACAATTCAGACGAAAGGAGAAATCGATGAAAATAACAGTTTAAGGATGACTAAAGAAGATATTGAGCAATTAGAACCTGTCATTAGTGAAAAACTAAAAAAGATAGCCACCTCAACAGTTAACCAGGCCAAGACCTACAAAGCTGATTTTTTGGGTTTCTCGGAAAAGCTGCATCATAAAAATTCCAAAACATTTCATGCTTTGGAATCGGAATGGCGGGAAGCTTTTGTAAACGCTAATGTTGAAATTAATGTGAAAGCAAAGATCACCAGCACCGGCAGACTGAAAGAAAAATTAGAGGTTAATCCTACTGACTGAAAGGTTAAAAGGTTTATAAAGTTCCTTTTTTTAGAAAAGTTTGGAATATATTATAAATATTCCCTGAGCAGGAAATAATATATCAATACCGTATTGGATGGAATGAGGCCAACAAAAGATGTTTATCGATCGACTAATGAAAACCTTAAAAAACCGGGCAAATAAAGTACCTGACCCCCTTCCTGCCTCGGGGGCTCCTAAAAAAGAACCGCTGTCCAAAAATTATGAAGATAACCTAAAAAAACTGCAGCAGTCTTTTGCCAATTGTTCGGATGTCCAGTTTCATCCATTTCAAATTAATTTGGAAGAACCGGTAAGGGCTTTCATCGTCTATGCTACAACCATCACGGACAATCGAGTGATCAGTGATTCTATACTGAAAACCCTGTTGGAAGAGACGCGCAAACTGCAGCAATTGACGAAGGGCGGCAACGCAAACCTGCTGCAGATCATTCAGGACAGCCTACTGAATCTTACTGAAACCAGCACGGTTTCTTATCTGGATGAAGTCGAACAAAAAATGTTTGCCGGCAATGCGGTTCTGATCATCGACGGTTCGTCTTCAGCTCTGGCTGCCGGGGTACGAGGCGGCGAAAACAGATCCATTGTTGAGTCTGATACCGAACCAGGTGTGCGCGGGCCAAAGGATGGATTCATTGAGTCCATCGATACAAACATGAGCCTCATCAGAAGACGTCTAAAAACCAGCAGACTTAAACTGGAAACTTTAGAAGTCGGTGAGCTGACCCATACGAAAATTGCAATCTGCTATATTGAAGGGATTGTGAATGAACAATTGCTGCAGGAA harbors:
- a CDS encoding TetR/AcrR family transcriptional regulator, with the protein product METKQKLMDSAFRLFADKGTEFSLTEVASEVGIQKASIYAHFSSKEDLLYAIINREINQYFLEINEHCEDLRSMFFMILDYYDKSLTKLYFWKRLLLFPPKAFAETLIAKIHCLSEERFQLVKNIIRANMDKGVIRHQDPESVAISYTAMTHGLLSSILIYQPEDVTGHFEEIWENFWRGICSNG
- a CDS encoding Ger(x)C family spore germination protein, with amino-acid sequence MKKLRFRNIGTFSVLLSLFLFCSGCWSSKEVETLAFVTLSGYDYTQINGQDVWTAATLILKPQGSQGQDEGKKSSLSGNAEQLVTGQGPTMQDAIRNYSAKLPTVPFYGYATGMIIGEEVAKKKAPEMLEHRARFPQTRPRDIVLVAKGEAKEILKTRGTMNQLFSSEVSQFIDLKATNTGKSYGMYFYKFVSWMTSNDRDAVLPQIKIIPLESDNKESGDNPKTKGSIIEGLGVFRAGHLVGWLEQEQTIGFLLLTQKINQGPISIPVQKDGTMFNYFLSRSTYKVKPVVSNEEISYQVTIQTKGEIDENNSLRMTKEDIEQLEPVISEKLKKIATSTVNQAKTYKADFLGFSEKLHHKNSKTFHALESEWREAFVNANVEINVKAKITSTGRLKEKLEVNPTD